A window of Desulfovibrio desulfuricans DSM 642 contains these coding sequences:
- the hydE gene encoding [FeFe] hydrogenase H-cluster radical SAM maturase HydE — protein MRREEILDLLFAQPFEAVCERAARVLEEEKGAHVHVRGLIEFSNSCRRNCRYCGLRCENANLRRYTLAKAEIMAAATRAVALGADTIVLQSGEYAIDPMWLADVIDCLRGGLNVPVTLSVGEHPRAAYALWKEAGAVRFLLKHETADPLLYEALHPGHVLAERIASLRVLQRLGYEIGSGFMVGLPGQSLNSLADDIILARRLGVSMCGAGPFIPQHDTPLGAYPAGSAQLALRVMAVMRIVMPWANIPATTALATVDAQGGQRNGLLAGGNVLMPSFTPSAYGSQYCIYDNKNRVDMLGARKAIEGAGRSHTLARWQEPAAQDVVSGLVSCAVSGAPHASA, from the coding sequence ATGCGCCGCGAAGAAATACTTGATCTCCTGTTTGCACAGCCCTTTGAGGCGGTTTGCGAACGTGCCGCCCGTGTGCTGGAAGAAGAAAAAGGCGCGCATGTGCATGTTCGCGGCCTCATAGAATTTTCAAATTCGTGCAGGCGCAACTGCCGCTACTGCGGTTTGCGCTGCGAGAACGCCAATCTGCGGCGGTACACGCTTGCCAAGGCGGAGATCATGGCAGCCGCCACGCGCGCCGTTGCCCTTGGTGCAGACACCATTGTGCTGCAATCGGGTGAATACGCCATTGATCCCATGTGGCTGGCCGATGTGATTGACTGCCTGCGCGGCGGGCTCAACGTGCCCGTGACCCTGAGCGTGGGCGAGCATCCGCGCGCCGCATATGCCTTGTGGAAAGAGGCTGGCGCAGTGCGCTTTCTGCTCAAGCACGAAACCGCCGATCCATTGCTCTACGAGGCCCTGCATCCTGGGCATGTGCTGGCGGAGCGCATTGCCAGCCTGCGTGTTTTGCAGCGGCTTGGCTACGAGATCGGCTCCGGTTTTATGGTGGGCCTGCCCGGTCAGAGCCTGAACTCGCTGGCAGACGACATTATTCTGGCCCGCAGGCTTGGGGTTTCCATGTGCGGGGCCGGGCCGTTCATTCCGCAGCACGACACGCCGCTTGGCGCGTATCCTGCGGGCAGCGCGCAGCTCGCCCTGCGTGTGATGGCCGTCATGCGCATTGTCATGCCCTGGGCCAACATTCCCGCCACTACGGCACTGGCAACGGTGGACGCACAGGGCGGGCAACGCAACGGCCTGCTGGCGGGCGGCAATGTGCTCATGCCCTCGTTTACGCCGTCAGCTTACGGCAGTCAGTACTGCATTTACGACAATAAGAACCGTGTGGACATGCTTGGCGCGCGCAAGGCCATTGAAGGGGCTGGGCGCAGCCACACCCTTGCCCGCTGGCAGGAGCCAGCGGCACAGGATGTTGTTTCAGGCCTTGTGTCCTGTGCCGTTTCTGGCGCGCCTCACGCATCGGCCTAG
- a CDS encoding iron hydrogenase small subunit, with product MSIIATTRRGFLKGACILSGGLLLGVRMANKAYAAAKDFKDYMSDRSAAVYSADSAFPKRASQDNTQVKALYDSWLGKPLSHKSEENLHTKWFDKSKGLKALTASGEYPNPRHKEFEGTAYPYE from the coding sequence ATGTCTATCATTGCCACCACCAGACGCGGATTTCTGAAAGGCGCGTGTATTCTTTCCGGCGGGTTGCTGCTTGGGGTTCGCATGGCCAACAAGGCCTACGCCGCCGCCAAGGATTTCAAAGATTACATGAGCGACCGCTCTGCCGCCGTGTACAGTGCCGACTCGGCCTTTCCCAAGCGCGCCAGCCAGGACAATACGCAGGTAAAGGCACTTTACGATTCCTGGCTCGGCAAGCCCCTGAGCCATAAATCAGAAGAAAACCTCCACACCAAGTGGTTTGATAAATCAAAAGGCCTCAAGGCTCTTACGGCTTCAGGCGAATACCCCAACCCTCGCCACAAGGAGTTTGAGGGTACCGCCTATCCGTACGAATAA
- a CDS encoding NADH-quinone oxidoreductase subunit C, producing MKADTLDAQLAALPGARVRAADHAAVGYDLDVALPESSLLAAVGIMDGAGYFLEGMTGVDWLGECETLRKEAEAIAKKAAETAAASAADAPDTSQAAPPEAPVQESIPQEDELEVVYDFNLYAARHRVCLRVRTPRSNPQIHTIAEIYPIAHWHEREIHEFFGIVFIGHPYLIPLLLPEDAEYHPLLKDYSA from the coding sequence ATGAAAGCAGACACCCTTGACGCACAGTTGGCGGCCCTGCCCGGAGCCAGGGTTCGCGCCGCAGATCATGCCGCTGTGGGCTATGATCTTGATGTGGCGCTGCCGGAAAGCTCCCTGCTTGCCGCCGTGGGCATCATGGACGGTGCGGGGTACTTTCTTGAAGGAATGACAGGGGTAGACTGGCTTGGCGAATGCGAGACCCTGCGCAAGGAGGCCGAAGCCATAGCAAAAAAGGCTGCCGAAACCGCCGCTGCCAGTGCAGCGGACGCCCCGGATACCAGCCAGGCCGCCCCACCTGAAGCCCCTGTGCAGGAATCCATACCGCAGGAAGACGAGCTTGAAGTTGTGTACGACTTCAACCTCTATGCCGCCCGCCACAGGGTATGCTTGCGAGTGCGCACGCCGCGCTCCAACCCGCAGATCCACACCATCGCCGAAATTTATCCCATAGCCCACTGGCACGAGCGCGAGATTCACGAGTTCTTTGGCATCGTCTTTATCGGGCATCCCTACCTCATCCCCCTGTTGTTGCCCGAAGACGCGGAATACCACCCCTTGCTCAAGGACTACAGCGCATGA
- a CDS encoding NADH-quinone oxidoreductase subunit D: MNYLAQSPTDERFVLNLGPQHPATHGVLRVKMVMDGEYIVEAEPVLGYIHRMHEKMAENRTWAQFMPNTGRMDYLHALAYNHGYACLVERAASIEVPERAEYIRVITNELNRVSSHLLWFGAFVLDLGGFSPLLYAFDDREQILDLLESVTGSRLTYCYFRFGGVYNDIDDAFVTGTRAFITRMRKRLPMYDSLVSKNLIIQQRLVDVGVVSAEMCRKYGATGPVARGAGIAYDVRKHEPYGVYDRFAFDVPVYAEGDSMARYKVRMDEIEQSLRIIEQALDQLPQGPVMAAKVPKTIKPPKGDYYHAVETARGLLGIRAVSDGSGTPWRLKWRTPCFSNLLVFGEAGKGMLLPDALALLGSLDLVIPDIDR, encoded by the coding sequence ATGAACTATCTTGCCCAAAGTCCCACAGACGAGCGGTTTGTTCTGAACCTTGGCCCGCAGCACCCGGCTACGCACGGCGTTTTGCGCGTCAAGATGGTCATGGACGGCGAGTATATAGTGGAGGCCGAGCCTGTGCTTGGCTACATCCACCGCATGCACGAAAAAATGGCCGAAAACCGCACCTGGGCGCAGTTTATGCCCAATACGGGTCGCATGGATTACCTGCATGCCCTTGCCTACAACCACGGCTATGCCTGCCTGGTCGAGCGCGCCGCTTCCATTGAAGTGCCGGAACGCGCCGAGTACATCCGCGTCATCACCAACGAGCTGAACCGGGTTTCAAGCCATTTGCTCTGGTTTGGAGCTTTTGTGCTTGATCTTGGCGGGTTCTCGCCGCTTTTGTACGCCTTTGACGACCGCGAACAGATTCTGGATCTGCTGGAATCCGTTACCGGGTCGCGCCTCACGTACTGTTACTTTCGCTTTGGCGGCGTGTACAACGATATTGACGATGCTTTTGTAACAGGTACGCGGGCATTTATTACGCGTATGCGCAAGCGTCTGCCCATGTATGATTCTCTTGTTTCCAAAAACCTCATTATCCAGCAACGCCTTGTGGATGTGGGGGTTGTGTCTGCCGAGATGTGCCGCAAATACGGCGCCACCGGCCCGGTTGCGCGTGGTGCGGGCATTGCCTACGACGTGCGCAAGCACGAGCCCTACGGCGTTTATGACCGCTTTGCCTTTGACGTGCCTGTGTATGCCGAGGGCGATTCCATGGCCCGCTACAAGGTGCGCATGGACGAAATTGAACAGAGCTTGCGCATCATCGAGCAGGCCCTCGACCAGTTGCCGCAAGGCCCGGTTATGGCGGCCAAGGTTCCCAAAACCATCAAACCGCCCAAGGGCGACTATTACCATGCTGTTGAAACGGCGCGCGGTCTTCTGGGTATTCGCGCCGTCAGCGACGGCAGCGGCACCCCCTGGCGGCTCAAGTGGCGCACCCCCTGTTTTTCAAATCTGCTTGTTTTTGGCGAGGCGGGCAAGGGAATGCTGCTGCCCGATGCCCTGGCGCTGCTCGGCAGCCTTGACCTGGTGATTCCGGATATTGACCGCTAA
- a CDS encoding NuoI/complex I 23 kDa subunit family protein, translating into MNAYFKNIFSGGWSLFVGMGITLRYFFKPVVTSSYPREVLPITPRYRGHIDLVYDPETGTDRCIVCGSCQKACPSGCIELAGEKLDGAKKKTLTSYKLNFTKCSLCGMCVESCPTDALTFSHDYNLAGFDEAEYHFDLVRRLKERP; encoded by the coding sequence ATGAACGCATACTTTAAAAATATCTTTTCAGGCGGGTGGAGCCTCTTTGTGGGCATGGGCATAACGCTGCGCTATTTTTTCAAGCCGGTGGTTACATCATCCTACCCGCGTGAGGTGCTGCCCATAACACCGCGCTACAGAGGCCATATCGACCTTGTATACGACCCGGAAACCGGCACGGACAGGTGCATTGTGTGCGGATCGTGCCAGAAAGCCTGCCCCTCGGGCTGCATAGAGCTTGCGGGCGAAAAACTGGATGGGGCCAAGAAGAAGACCCTCACGAGCTACAAACTGAATTTTACCAAGTGCAGCCTGTGCGGTATGTGCGTGGAATCGTGCCCCACAGACGCGCTGACGTTTTCTCATGACTACAATCTGGCCGGGTTTGACGAGGCGGAGTATCACTTTGACCTTGTACGGCGGCTCAAGGAGCGTCCCTGA
- the hydG gene encoding [FeFe] hydrogenase H-cluster radical SAM maturase HydG, with the protein MYNPQSLRADEFIDHSEVLDTLSYATEHARDAELIDSIIAKAAQKKGLTHREASVLLACELPEKVEQVYRLANQIKHDFYGNRIVMFAPLYLSNHCINSCVYCPYHSQNKNIARKKLSQEEVAREVIALQDMGHKRLALEAGEHPTMNPIEYILECIKTIYSIKRKNGAIRRVNVNIAATTVEEYAMLKDAGIGTYILFQETYHKQSYEKLHPAGPKHDYAWHTEAMDRAMQGGIDDVGLGVLFGLEGYRYEFAALLMHAEHLEAVQGVGPHTISVPRIRRADDINPDVFDNGISDDTFARICACIRVSVPYTGMIVSTRESKAVREKVLPLGISQISGGSRTSVGGYYEPEPEEDNSAQFDVSDRRTLDEVVRWLMEQGHVPSFCTACYREGRTGDRFMSLCKSQQILNCCHPNALLTLKEYLQDYASPQTRQMGLAMIEQELNKIPSDKVRKKAVEYLAAIESGQRDFRF; encoded by the coding sequence ATGTACAATCCCCAGTCGTTGCGCGCAGATGAATTTATTGACCACAGTGAAGTGCTCGATACCTTGAGCTATGCAACCGAGCACGCGCGCGATGCAGAACTTATTGACTCCATCATTGCCAAGGCTGCGCAAAAAAAAGGCCTGACCCACCGCGAGGCCTCGGTGCTGCTTGCCTGCGAGCTGCCGGAGAAAGTGGAGCAGGTGTACAGGCTTGCCAATCAGATCAAGCACGACTTTTACGGCAACCGCATTGTCATGTTTGCGCCGCTGTATCTCTCAAACCACTGCATCAACAGTTGCGTGTATTGCCCGTATCATTCGCAGAATAAAAACATCGCCCGCAAAAAACTCAGTCAGGAAGAAGTAGCCCGCGAGGTCATTGCCTTGCAGGACATGGGGCACAAGCGTCTTGCGCTTGAGGCGGGCGAACACCCCACCATGAACCCCATTGAGTACATACTTGAGTGCATCAAGACCATTTACAGCATCAAGCGCAAGAACGGGGCCATCCGCCGGGTAAATGTGAACATCGCGGCGACCACGGTGGAAGAATACGCAATGCTCAAGGATGCTGGCATCGGCACGTACATTCTGTTTCAGGAAACCTACCACAAGCAGAGTTACGAAAAGCTGCATCCGGCAGGGCCCAAGCACGACTACGCCTGGCACACTGAGGCCATGGATCGCGCCATGCAGGGCGGCATTGACGATGTGGGCCTGGGGGTGCTTTTCGGTCTTGAGGGCTACCGTTATGAATTTGCGGCTCTGCTCATGCACGCCGAGCACCTCGAAGCCGTGCAGGGCGTTGGCCCGCACACCATCAGCGTGCCGCGCATTCGGCGCGCAGACGACATCAACCCTGACGTGTTCGACAACGGCATCAGCGACGATACGTTTGCCCGCATCTGCGCCTGTATTCGCGTATCTGTGCCGTACACGGGCATGATTGTTTCCACGCGTGAGAGCAAGGCCGTGCGTGAAAAGGTGTTGCCTCTGGGCATTTCGCAGATCAGCGGCGGTTCACGCACCAGCGTTGGCGGGTACTATGAGCCGGAGCCGGAAGAAGACAATTCCGCGCAGTTTGATGTGAGCGATCGCCGCACGCTGGACGAGGTGGTGCGCTGGCTCATGGAGCAGGGGCATGTGCCGAGTTTTTGCACGGCCTGTTACCGCGAGGGCCGTACTGGCGACCGTTTTATGAGCCTGTGCAAGAGCCAGCAGATTTTGAACTGCTGTCACCCCAACGCCCTGCTGACCCTCAAGGAATATTTGCAGGACTACGCCTCGCCGCAAACCCGGCAGATGGGCCTTGCCATGATAGAGCAGGAACTGAACAAAATTCCCAGCGACAAGGTGCGCAAAAAGGCTGTGGAATACCTTGCCGCCATTGAAAGCGGTCAGCGGGACTTTCGATTTTGA
- the nuoH gene encoding NADH-quinone oxidoreductase subunit NuoH, whose translation MTFYSEMLRLLGYLVGFLVFVALNAAYLVWVERKVAGHIQRRIGPKEVGPYGLLQPLADGFKLMTKQVFIPTDADGVLFCLGPVLVMTPAFMSFVTIPYTEGLVARNLNLGLLAIYAFASVNVLGLLLGAWGSRNKYAVISAARVVSQNVAYEIPMLLVVVSLVMVMGTLNLNEIVGTQSGGFWHWNVFRLSASPLMPVSCIIFFICMLAETNRAPFDMAEAESELIAGAFTEYSGMGFGVYFMGEYANVVVGASLLTLLFLGGWDCPLGLWPGAHWFAIKLYAVIFTVIWVRWTFPRTTFYGLLNLSWKVLIPIALVNLIITSALLKVL comes from the coding sequence ATGACGTTTTATTCCGAAATGCTGCGTCTTCTGGGGTATCTTGTAGGATTCCTTGTCTTTGTGGCGCTTAACGCGGCCTATCTGGTGTGGGTTGAGCGCAAGGTGGCAGGGCATATACAGCGGCGCATAGGGCCCAAGGAAGTTGGCCCCTACGGCCTGTTGCAGCCGCTGGCGGACGGCTTCAAGCTCATGACCAAGCAGGTATTTATTCCCACGGATGCCGACGGCGTACTGTTCTGCCTTGGCCCCGTGCTGGTCATGACCCCGGCCTTCATGAGCTTTGTGACCATTCCCTACACCGAAGGGCTGGTGGCGCGTAACCTTAATCTGGGGCTGCTGGCCATTTACGCCTTTGCTTCGGTAAACGTGCTGGGCCTGCTGCTTGGCGCGTGGGGCTCGCGCAACAAATACGCCGTTATCTCTGCCGCGCGTGTGGTTTCGCAAAACGTGGCCTACGAAATCCCCATGCTGCTGGTTGTAGTGAGCCTTGTTATGGTTATGGGCACGCTCAACCTCAACGAAATTGTGGGCACGCAATCGGGCGGATTCTGGCACTGGAATGTGTTTCGCCTTTCGGCAAGCCCGCTCATGCCTGTTTCGTGCATCATCTTTTTCATCTGCATGCTGGCGGAGACAAACCGCGCCCCCTTTGACATGGCCGAGGCCGAAAGTGAGCTGATCGCAGGCGCTTTTACGGAATATTCGGGCATGGGTTTTGGCGTGTATTTTATGGGCGAGTACGCCAACGTTGTGGTGGGGGCCAGTCTGCTGACCCTGCTGTTTCTTGGCGGGTGGGATTGCCCGCTGGGGCTTTGGCCGGGAGCGCACTGGTTTGCCATTAAGCTCTACGCGGTCATTTTTACCGTAATCTGGGTGCGCTGGACATTTCCGCGCACAACCTTCTACGGCCTGCTGAACCTCTCATGGAAGGTGCTTATCCCCATTGCGCTCGTCAACCTCATCATTACCAGCGCGTTGCTCAAGGTGCTGTAG
- a CDS encoding [FeFe] hydrogenase, group A encodes MPRIEMEHIAYELNVPPQGADGDKMFFVQIDPEKCIGCDSCQEYCPSGAIYGETGLTHKIAHPEPCINCAQCLTHCPEMAIYEVQTWVPELQKKLQDKSVKCIAMPAPSVRYALGEAFGLAPGSVTTGKMLAALKQLGFSNCWDTEFAADVTIWEEASEFVERLGAKRDLPQFTSCCPGWQKYAETFYPDLLPHFSSCKSPVAMNGRLAKTYGAEKAKYDPKSLYTVSIMPCVAKKYEGLRQEYAQNDLRDIDATLTTRELAYMIRQAGIDFNKLPDGQRDSLMGESTGGATIFGVSGGVMEAALRYAYQAVTGKRPESWDFKQVRGLKGLKEYTVTVNGIELHLAVVHGAKRFAQVCDEVRAGKSPYHFIEFMACPGGCVCGGGQPIMPNMLQSAERKATSLFAGLKQRLANTQPKA; translated from the coding sequence ATGCCGCGCATTGAAATGGAACACATCGCGTACGAGCTCAATGTGCCCCCCCAGGGCGCGGACGGCGACAAGATGTTTTTTGTGCAGATTGATCCCGAAAAATGCATCGGCTGCGATTCCTGTCAGGAATACTGCCCCAGCGGCGCCATTTATGGCGAAACCGGCCTCACGCACAAGATTGCCCACCCAGAACCATGTATCAACTGCGCCCAGTGCCTGACCCACTGCCCGGAAATGGCCATCTATGAGGTGCAGACCTGGGTGCCGGAGCTGCAAAAGAAATTGCAGGACAAAAGCGTCAAATGCATTGCCATGCCTGCGCCTTCTGTGCGCTACGCTCTTGGCGAAGCCTTTGGCCTCGCCCCCGGCAGCGTTACCACGGGCAAAATGCTGGCAGCCCTCAAGCAGCTTGGTTTCTCCAACTGCTGGGATACGGAATTTGCCGCTGACGTGACCATCTGGGAAGAAGCCTCGGAATTTGTGGAGCGCCTCGGTGCAAAGCGCGATCTGCCGCAATTTACCTCCTGCTGTCCCGGCTGGCAAAAGTATGCGGAAACCTTCTATCCCGACCTGTTGCCGCATTTTTCATCCTGTAAATCGCCTGTGGCCATGAATGGCCGCCTTGCCAAAACCTATGGCGCAGAAAAGGCCAAGTACGACCCCAAGAGCCTGTATACTGTTTCCATCATGCCCTGCGTAGCCAAAAAGTACGAAGGTCTGCGTCAGGAATATGCACAGAATGACCTGCGCGACATCGACGCCACCCTGACCACGCGTGAACTGGCCTACATGATCCGTCAGGCGGGCATTGACTTTAACAAGCTGCCCGACGGCCAGCGCGACAGCCTCATGGGCGAATCCACCGGCGGCGCGACCATATTCGGCGTGTCCGGCGGCGTTATGGAAGCGGCCTTGCGCTACGCCTATCAGGCTGTAACCGGCAAGCGGCCGGAATCGTGGGATTTCAAGCAGGTGCGCGGGCTCAAGGGCCTGAAGGAATATACGGTAACCGTCAACGGCATTGAACTGCATCTGGCGGTTGTGCATGGCGCAAAACGCTTTGCCCAGGTGTGCGATGAAGTGCGGGCGGGCAAATCGCCGTATCATTTCATTGAATTTATGGCCTGCCCCGGCGGGTGCGTGTGCGGCGGCGGGCAGCCCATCATGCCCAACATGCTGCAAAGCGCGGAACGCAAGGCCACAAGCCTGTTTGCCGGATTGAAGCAGCGTCTTGCCAACACCCAGCCCAAAGCCTAG
- a CDS encoding NADH-quinone oxidoreductase subunit A has product MSSSELVDIVYIMAFCLGGMSFALGPFVIVFFLAPRITRNTVGKTRQIVECGIDPIGDAWIKFGAVYYMYSLLFLAFAVDILFLFPVAVIYNKASPISDFLTFAEVFLFVGILSLVILYAWKKGVFQWQRKIYSDR; this is encoded by the coding sequence ATGTCTAGCAGCGAACTTGTTGACATTGTCTACATAATGGCATTCTGCCTTGGCGGTATGAGCTTTGCTCTGGGGCCTTTTGTAATAGTTTTTTTTCTTGCCCCTCGCATCACTCGCAACACTGTGGGCAAAACCCGCCAGATTGTTGAGTGCGGCATTGACCCCATTGGCGATGCCTGGATCAAATTCGGCGCGGTATATTATATGTATTCGCTGCTGTTCCTCGCATTTGCTGTTGATATTCTCTTTCTCTTCCCTGTTGCGGTTATCTACAACAAGGCTTCTCCCATCAGCGATTTCCTGACGTTCGCGGAAGTTTTTCTGTTCGTGGGCATTTTGTCCCTCGTCATTCTGTACGCGTGGAAAAAGGGAGTGTTCCAGTGGCAACGGAAAATATATTCGGATCGGTAG